One genomic region from Sphingobacterium multivorum encodes:
- a CDS encoding plastocyanin/azurin family copper-binding protein: MKKLFMIPAVAVALSIASCGGNSDKSEKSTSTEAATSTESQATETVPGIENVAISNSLSLEGNDQMKYDKDLFRVKAGEPVELSFKNAGTMPKESMGHNVVILKPGVDLPTFGAEAAAAAADEYIPKSALSSIVSHTKLLGPGETDKITFTLEKGVYTFICSFPGHYGVMQGKIVAE; this comes from the coding sequence ATGAAAAAACTTTTTATGATACCAGCAGTAGCAGTTGCTTTATCAATTGCTTCTTGTGGTGGAAACAGTGACAAGTCTGAAAAATCAACTAGTACAGAAGCAGCAACTTCAACAGAAAGCCAAGCGACAGAAACAGTGCCTGGTATTGAAAACGTAGCTATTTCCAACAGCTTATCTTTAGAAGGTAACGATCAAATGAAATACGATAAGGATTTATTTCGTGTAAAAGCGGGTGAGCCTGTCGAGTTATCTTTCAAAAATGCAGGTACTATGCCAAAAGAGTCCATGGGACACAACGTCGTTATCCTAAAACCAGGTGTTGACCTTCCAACTTTTGGTGCTGAGGCTGCCGCAGCTGCTGCCGACGAATATATTCCAAAATCAGCGTTATCTTCAATTGTTTCCCATACCAAATTATTGGGACCTGGAGAAACGGATAAAATCACTTTTACACTTGAAAAAGGGGTTTACACGTTTATTTGTAGCTTCCCTGGCCATTATGGTGTCATGCAAGGAAAAATTGTTGCAGAATAA
- a CDS encoding response regulator translates to MKKVNILIVDDKIENIISLTALLEDIENINIVTSTDPNEALKICWKEDIDLALVDVQMPEINGFEFVSFLKKNPKTNHIIPIMVTAISKEDKYLIQGLNSGAVDYLYKPLNPEATIAKVKSFVQQLLIQQEIKEKNIALEESKQAILKAKEEADLARKSKETFLANMSHEIRTPINGIMGITQMLKNSQLTLEQENWINKLDSASQNLLTIINDILDLSKVDSGMMKLNMESTSVHDITDDLNNLFIDKAIYKGLDFSIDVDERITSYFLTDPLRLKQILTNFISNSFKFTAEGSVVLKIQLLTEDNHSICLRFQVIDTGIGIVEDALEKIFIAFEQGEDSITKKFGGTGLGLAIVKRIAALLNGRVFASSEYGKGSIFSFECTFDKIKDKPVEKETQILYTELPKFNFPMILIAEDNELNSFMLANILKSWNCEITLATNGLIALEEINKKKIDLVFMDAHMPLMSGFEAIKEIRRNTNPTIANMPIISISASVLQAEQQEALDAGANEVVGKPFDPIKLYKTIDTLLSKLK, encoded by the coding sequence ATGAAGAAGGTAAATATATTGATTGTCGATGATAAAATTGAAAATATTATCAGTCTAACAGCATTGCTGGAAGATATCGAAAATATAAATATAGTAACGAGCACAGATCCCAACGAAGCCTTAAAAATCTGTTGGAAAGAGGATATCGATTTAGCGCTCGTAGATGTACAAATGCCCGAAATCAACGGTTTTGAATTTGTTTCCTTTCTAAAGAAGAATCCGAAAACAAATCATATTATCCCCATTATGGTGACAGCGATTTCAAAAGAAGACAAATACCTCATTCAGGGACTTAATAGCGGAGCTGTGGATTATTTATATAAACCACTCAACCCCGAAGCAACCATCGCGAAAGTCAAATCTTTTGTTCAGCAATTACTGATACAGCAAGAAATTAAAGAGAAAAACATTGCTTTAGAAGAGTCAAAACAAGCTATTCTTAAAGCAAAGGAAGAGGCCGATCTTGCACGAAAATCCAAGGAAACCTTTTTAGCCAACATGAGCCATGAGATCCGTACTCCAATTAACGGCATTATGGGCATTACACAGATGCTAAAAAACTCTCAGCTCACGCTAGAGCAAGAAAATTGGATCAATAAATTGGATTCTGCCTCTCAAAATCTGTTGACTATTATCAACGACATACTCGACTTATCGAAAGTTGACTCGGGCATGATGAAACTTAATATGGAATCTACCTCTGTACATGATATTACGGATGATCTAAACAATCTCTTCATTGATAAAGCGATCTACAAAGGCCTAGATTTTTCAATTGATGTCGATGAGCGGATCACAAGCTATTTTCTAACAGATCCACTTCGATTAAAACAAATATTGACCAATTTTATATCCAATAGTTTTAAATTCACTGCAGAAGGGTCCGTTGTTTTAAAAATTCAGCTTCTGACAGAAGACAACCATAGTATCTGTTTACGGTTTCAGGTGATAGACACAGGAATTGGCATCGTAGAAGATGCCCTGGAAAAAATATTTATTGCGTTTGAACAGGGAGAGGATAGCATTACCAAAAAATTTGGTGGTACAGGATTGGGATTGGCGATTGTAAAACGTATTGCTGCCCTGCTCAACGGTCGGGTTTTTGCTTCAAGCGAATACGGTAAAGGAAGTATATTTTCCTTTGAATGTACTTTCGACAAAATCAAAGACAAACCCGTCGAGAAAGAAACGCAGATACTTTATACAGAGTTACCCAAGTTCAACTTCCCGATGATTCTGATTGCTGAAGACAATGAATTAAACAGTTTTATGTTGGCAAATATCCTCAAAAGCTGGAACTGTGAGATCACTTTAGCAACCAATGGCCTCATTGCCTTAGAAGAGATCAACAAGAAAAAAATTGATTTGGTATTTATGGATGCACACATGCCACTGATGAGTGGTTTTGAAGCGATTAAGGAAATACGTCGAAATACAAATCCGACAATCGCCAACATGCCAATTATTTCCATTTCAGCGTCGGTGTTACAGGCCGAACAACAGGAAGCACTCGATGCCGGAGCCAATGAAGTTGTCGGCAAGCCATTCGATCCTATCAAATTATATAAAACAATTGATACTTTATTGTCAAAATTGAAATGA
- a CDS encoding chemotaxis protein CheB encodes MERKILLLAGSAGGFSVILNILKSLERPIHIPVIVIVHRNPKYASSIEDTLSKALVQKIKTADDKEAIENGTIYFAPAGYHLLVEPDYSFSLDISEPVQYSRPSIDVTFESVAEIYKENCTAILFSGANQDGAQGLLMIKRYGGKTFVQDPATAEVPIMPEAAIQLDAQERILSIQEIKDYIKQLT; translated from the coding sequence ATGGAAAGAAAAATTCTTTTGTTAGCGGGGTCCGCAGGTGGCTTTAGTGTGATTCTAAATATCTTAAAGTCATTGGAACGACCAATACACATACCCGTTATTGTCATTGTACACAGAAACCCTAAATATGCTTCTAGTATTGAGGACACGCTTTCCAAAGCACTTGTTCAAAAAATAAAAACTGCAGATGATAAGGAAGCGATAGAAAATGGGACAATCTACTTTGCCCCTGCGGGCTATCATCTTCTGGTTGAGCCAGATTACAGCTTTTCTTTGGATATCTCGGAACCTGTTCAGTACTCAAGGCCATCAATTGATGTGACTTTTGAATCCGTAGCCGAAATATATAAAGAAAACTGTACAGCTATTTTGTTCTCTGGAGCGAATCAGGATGGTGCACAAGGATTATTAATGATAAAACGATACGGTGGGAAGACATTTGTACAAGACCCTGCGACTGCTGAAGTTCCCATCATGCCCGAAGCAGCTATTCAGCTCGATGCACAGGAACGCATTTTGAGTATTCAAGAAATAAAAGATTACATCAAGCAGTTGACTTAA
- a CDS encoding CheR family methyltransferase, translating into MAELTDKTVAMINFEELEEVVDIVKNLHGYDVSGYTRASLKRRVNRIMELNKLNLQELKSNLINQPGFSTYFLQEITVNVTEMFRDPDFYKAVKIDVFPYLATYPHIKLWSAGCSTGEEVYSLAILLEEANLYQRAFIYGTDINSKVLEKAKRGIYALAKVKEYSENFIKTEPKNSLSDYYTAMYNAATINNSLKKNVLFSMHSLVSDGVFNEFQLITCRNVLIYFDTELQNKVLDLFYHSLCHLGFLCLGAKESLINYKDSAKFKIVNKKQNIYQKIG; encoded by the coding sequence ATGGCTGAGTTAACCGATAAAACAGTAGCAATGATCAATTTTGAAGAGTTGGAAGAAGTTGTTGATATAGTCAAAAATCTCCATGGTTATGATGTGTCGGGCTATACAAGAGCTTCGCTAAAAAGACGTGTGAATAGGATAATGGAACTTAATAAGCTCAATCTGCAGGAGTTAAAGTCCAATTTGATCAATCAGCCCGGATTCAGCACCTATTTTCTACAGGAAATCACTGTCAATGTGACAGAAATGTTTAGGGATCCGGATTTCTATAAAGCTGTAAAAATCGATGTATTTCCCTACCTCGCAACTTATCCACATATTAAACTTTGGAGTGCAGGTTGTTCTACAGGCGAAGAAGTCTATTCGTTAGCCATCTTATTAGAAGAAGCTAATCTATATCAACGTGCGTTTATTTATGGTACCGATATTAACAGCAAAGTGTTAGAAAAGGCAAAACGCGGCATTTATGCGCTTGCAAAAGTCAAAGAATACTCGGAGAATTTTATTAAAACAGAACCAAAAAACTCCTTGTCGGATTATTATACAGCGATGTACAATGCCGCTACCATTAATAATAGCCTTAAGAAAAATGTTCTTTTCTCCATGCATAGCTTGGTGTCCGATGGCGTTTTTAATGAATTTCAACTGATTACCTGCCGTAATGTATTGATTTATTTTGATACTGAATTGCAAAATAAAGTCCTGGATTTATTCTATCATTCACTATGCCATCTCGGCTTCTTATGTTTGGGGGCGAAAGAATCTTTAATCAACTATAAAGACTCAGCTAAATTTAAGATCGTAAACAAAAAACAGAATATTTACCAAAAAATTGGGTAG
- a CDS encoding response regulator, with protein MDRKNYRKQITIGVIISFSLIFLSALYFFISLHHNLNNERSIVRVAENRFNIINEIKSSVDEVNDTKLDYLNKRDASLFIPYKLELRKTDELLRSLSLRDDFYHVPPNSIETIRKDVATFYDFDQDIANTQETLSKSHRIHERKAAILAEIDLLSRDLLDQRARLLEKSRNDLQLAQYITYLFIAIGLSGFFYILAKISSISRFLRSTVRSQQESNDQLQLLQDQTNNDNWILNAINHIDEQLRGDYTDKKIAEISLHAIASTTKALGGTVYIFDDNYQEYQLCHKIGISSTQYIKRTFKENDGILGEVANNHKVVKIKDIDHKHLILETSLSDRLEAEIYIVPFSYENHCVGIMEICCPIINAKDEQLRFNFLDKAKDNIAVIIKVAQTHGKLADLYEELQQQTEELEAQQEELRTTNEELIHKTHLLEASEEELRVQQEELIQTNNELDEKAKLLFAQNEDLEKARQAIAQKIEEVELSSKYKSEFMANMSHELRTPLNSILILAKLLQDNKKKNLSEDQIKYASVIHSAGSDLLHLINELLDLAKIESGKVEVQKERINTNYLVNYIKDFFSDTAASKNIHFLLDVNVNAPEEFIGDEHRIQQVLKNLLSNAFKFTGEKGEVSLGIIVEAGNLHFTVKDNGIGIAPEKQELIFDAFKQEDGSTSRKYGGTGLGLSICREIAGLLKGKITLSSKVGEGSIFTFSIPLEQEIQIPEMTSTKKESDLPLQVPNESPIVEKTKSIDTDGKHNKLLIIEDDFIFADILKDYAEQNGYDVYISYDGQDGLQKAQNLRPAAIILDIMLPKMDGWEVLRNLKKIDNTKEIPVHMMSAGTFLHDEPISAGAIGFMAKPVSEESLAETFLQIKASTSHPLKRILLVEDQEIQSDFIKQSLEEQHIQIFQAFNAKQALDLLDQEKLFDCIIMDLNLPDKSGIELLNEIKSNHQFKDLPIIINTAMELTTEQTSEILHHSQAMVLKSAKSNNRLIDEVNLFLNKIRSNKREYNMFNHSGASVIAENNLASKTVLLADDDMRNIFALSTAFESYDMNIEIANNGQEALDILERNEQIDLVLMDIMMPVMDGYEAIEKIRANKKFANLPIIAVTAKAMKGDREKTIAVGANDYISKPIDVDKLISLMRVWLS; from the coding sequence ATGGATCGAAAAAATTATAGAAAGCAAATTACCATAGGAGTGATCATTTCTTTTTCGCTTATCTTCCTTTCAGCCCTATATTTTTTCATATCGCTGCATCATAATTTAAATAACGAACGAAGTATTGTTCGAGTTGCCGAAAATAGATTCAATATTATTAATGAAATTAAATCAAGTGTTGATGAAGTAAACGACACCAAACTTGATTATCTGAATAAAAGAGATGCTTCGTTATTTATTCCCTACAAATTGGAATTAAGAAAAACGGATGAACTCCTACGTTCTTTAAGTTTGAGAGATGATTTCTACCATGTACCGCCTAACAGCATCGAAACTATCCGCAAAGACGTTGCGACGTTTTATGATTTTGATCAAGATATTGCGAATACACAAGAAACGCTTTCTAAATCCCATCGTATTCATGAACGAAAGGCCGCTATATTAGCTGAGATCGATCTACTTTCAAGAGATTTATTGGATCAGCGTGCAAGACTCTTAGAAAAATCCAGAAATGATCTGCAACTGGCCCAGTACATTACTTACCTTTTCATCGCCATTGGCTTAAGCGGATTCTTCTATATTCTCGCCAAAATTTCCTCGATCTCTAGATTTCTGAGGTCTACTGTAAGAAGCCAGCAGGAGTCTAATGATCAACTCCAGCTTTTGCAAGACCAAACCAACAATGACAACTGGATTCTGAATGCTATCAATCATATCGACGAACAGTTACGCGGTGATTATACAGACAAGAAAATTGCCGAAATAAGCTTACATGCTATTGCGTCCACGACAAAAGCGTTAGGTGGGACTGTTTATATTTTTGATGATAACTATCAGGAGTATCAGCTTTGCCACAAAATTGGTATTTCCTCAACACAGTATATCAAACGAACGTTTAAGGAAAATGATGGTATTTTAGGCGAAGTGGCAAACAACCATAAGGTTGTTAAAATTAAGGATATTGACCACAAGCACCTTATCTTAGAAACCTCGTTATCAGATCGATTAGAAGCTGAAATTTATATCGTTCCCTTCTCTTATGAAAATCATTGTGTCGGCATCATGGAGATCTGTTGCCCCATAATCAATGCGAAGGACGAGCAGCTGCGATTTAACTTCTTGGATAAAGCAAAAGATAACATTGCCGTTATCATCAAAGTAGCCCAAACGCATGGAAAGCTTGCCGATCTTTATGAGGAACTTCAACAGCAAACCGAGGAATTAGAGGCTCAACAGGAAGAATTGAGAACAACCAATGAGGAATTAATCCATAAAACACATTTGTTGGAGGCTTCTGAGGAAGAGCTTAGAGTACAGCAGGAAGAGCTTATCCAAACCAATAATGAACTGGACGAGAAGGCAAAATTGCTCTTTGCACAAAATGAAGATCTAGAAAAAGCCCGTCAGGCCATCGCTCAAAAAATAGAGGAAGTAGAACTGTCCAGTAAATATAAATCTGAATTTATGGCCAATATGAGCCATGAATTGCGGACTCCACTTAATAGTATTCTCATTCTTGCCAAATTACTTCAGGACAACAAAAAGAAAAACCTCAGTGAGGACCAAATAAAATATGCATCTGTTATCCATAGCGCCGGATCTGATCTCCTCCATTTAATTAACGAATTGTTGGATCTGGCAAAAATTGAATCCGGAAAGGTGGAGGTACAAAAAGAACGTATTAACACGAATTACCTCGTCAATTATATTAAAGATTTTTTTAGTGATACCGCAGCTTCGAAAAATATCCACTTCTTGCTCGATGTCAATGTAAATGCACCGGAGGAATTTATTGGTGATGAACATCGGATACAACAAGTCCTCAAGAATTTATTATCGAATGCGTTCAAATTTACAGGTGAAAAGGGCGAAGTTTCTTTAGGAATAATAGTTGAAGCAGGAAATCTTCACTTTACGGTCAAAGATAATGGGATCGGGATCGCTCCTGAAAAACAGGAGCTTATCTTCGATGCCTTTAAACAGGAAGACGGCTCAACGAGCCGTAAATATGGTGGCACTGGTTTAGGCTTATCGATATGTCGCGAAATTGCCGGATTACTAAAAGGAAAAATAACCTTATCCAGTAAGGTTGGTGAAGGTAGTATCTTCACCTTCAGTATTCCGCTAGAACAGGAAATTCAAATTCCGGAAATGACATCGACCAAAAAAGAAAGTGACCTACCGCTGCAAGTTCCGAATGAATCTCCTATAGTAGAAAAAACGAAGTCGATCGACACCGACGGAAAACACAATAAACTGCTGATTATTGAGGACGATTTTATTTTTGCAGATATTCTCAAAGACTACGCCGAACAAAATGGCTATGACGTATATATCAGCTATGATGGGCAAGATGGTTTACAAAAAGCACAAAATTTACGACCTGCCGCAATTATCTTAGATATTATGTTGCCTAAAATGGATGGGTGGGAAGTGCTTCGTAACCTCAAAAAAATTGATAACACCAAGGAAATTCCCGTGCACATGATGTCGGCAGGAACATTTTTACATGATGAACCAATTTCTGCCGGAGCCATCGGGTTTATGGCTAAACCTGTGTCAGAAGAATCTTTGGCTGAAACATTCTTACAGATAAAAGCATCGACCAGTCATCCATTGAAAAGAATCCTGCTGGTAGAAGATCAGGAAATTCAAAGCGATTTTATCAAACAATCTTTAGAAGAACAGCATATTCAGATATTTCAGGCTTTTAATGCAAAACAGGCCCTCGATCTCTTGGATCAGGAAAAATTATTTGACTGCATCATTATGGACCTGAACCTTCCTGACAAATCAGGCATTGAACTCTTGAATGAAATCAAATCAAATCATCAATTTAAGGATTTACCCATTATCATCAATACGGCAATGGAACTTACTACAGAGCAGACTTCCGAAATTTTGCATCACAGCCAAGCGATGGTCCTTAAGTCTGCTAAATCAAATAATCGTCTGATTGATGAAGTGAATTTATTCTTAAATAAAATTCGCAGCAATAAGCGCGAATACAATATGTTTAATCACTCAGGAGCTTCTGTCATTGCTGAAAACAATTTAGCCTCCAAAACAGTACTGCTAGCAGATGACGATATGCGGAATATTTTTGCGCTTAGCACGGCGTTTGAAAGCTATGACATGAACATTGAAATTGCCAACAATGGTCAGGAAGCATTAGATATTCTGGAAAGAAATGAACAGATTGACCTTGTTTTAATGGATATCATGATGCCTGTGATGGATGGTTATGAAGCAATTGAAAAAATAAGGGCAAATAAGAAATTTGCAAATCTCCCTATTATTGCTGTGACAGCGAAAGCAATGAAAGGGGATCGGGAAAAAACAATTGCTGTTGGAGCAAACGATTATATTAGTAAACCGATTGATGTTGATAAATTGATATCCCTAATGCGCGTATGGCTGAGTTAA
- a CDS encoding KdsC family phosphatase: protein MVLTEFKSIKAFVLDVDGVLTDGTVQVNEEGHQLRTFHIKDGYAMQLAIKKGYPIFIITGGGSKGVEQRMKGLGIKEVYSKVTDKLSKMKELACEYKLELNQLMYIGDDIPDLSCMKSVGIAVSPADAVEEIKKISHYVSGFCGGKGVVRELIEKVMKVQGNWHVDETVKSV, encoded by the coding sequence ATGGTATTGACTGAATTTAAATCGATAAAAGCATTTGTATTGGATGTAGATGGTGTGTTGACTGATGGTACTGTGCAAGTTAATGAAGAAGGTCATCAGTTACGTACCTTTCATATAAAAGATGGCTATGCTATGCAGTTGGCGATCAAGAAAGGCTATCCGATTTTTATTATCACAGGTGGAGGTTCGAAGGGGGTCGAGCAGCGAATGAAAGGTTTAGGGATCAAAGAAGTGTATTCAAAAGTCACTGACAAGCTATCTAAAATGAAAGAACTTGCTTGCGAGTACAAGCTTGAATTAAATCAGTTGATGTACATCGGTGACGATATCCCTGATCTTAGCTGCATGAAATCCGTTGGGATAGCTGTTTCTCCGGCAGATGCCGTAGAAGAGATCAAGAAAATTTCACATTATGTGTCTGGTTTTTGTGGCGGAAAGGGAGTTGTACGTGAATTGATCGAAAAGGTCATGAAAGTACAAGGCAATTGGCATGTGGATGAAACAGTAAAAAGTGTATAG
- a CDS encoding Maf family protein translates to MLKNLENRTIILGSQSPRRKQLLAGLGLTFEVDVRETAEYVDPNLSAAEVVRQIAICKAEAFADKKDCLVICADTIVVSDKGEILGKPKDEQEARETLTNLSGQKHVVLTAVAISWEGKMSTFVETTTVYFYELELDEIDHYVTQFSPLDKAGSYGIQEWIGLIAIKKIEGEYNNVVGLPTAKLYQELKKLM, encoded by the coding sequence ATGTTGAAAAATTTAGAAAATAGAACAATTATATTAGGATCACAATCTCCACGAAGAAAACAACTGTTAGCAGGACTTGGGCTGACATTTGAAGTCGACGTACGGGAAACGGCAGAATATGTGGATCCGAATTTGTCTGCAGCTGAGGTCGTTCGTCAAATTGCTATTTGTAAAGCGGAAGCATTTGCGGATAAAAAAGATTGTTTGGTTATCTGTGCCGATACTATTGTGGTATCGGATAAGGGCGAAATCTTAGGTAAGCCCAAAGATGAACAGGAAGCCAGAGAAACGCTAACAAACTTGTCTGGTCAGAAACATGTGGTGCTGACTGCTGTAGCGATCTCATGGGAGGGTAAGATGAGCACTTTTGTCGAGACGACAACTGTTTATTTTTACGAACTAGAGCTGGATGAAATCGATCATTATGTTACTCAGTTTTCGCCACTAGATAAAGCAGGTTCTTATGGAATACAGGAATGGATCGGCTTAATCGCCATAAAAAAGATAGAAGGGGAATACAATAATGTGGTCGGATTACCCACGGCAAAGCTTTATCAAGAATTGAAAAAATTAATGTAA
- a CDS encoding TonB-dependent receptor domain-containing protein — MMNQIFKKIYITTILSLFFLAFVQAQTDSTRTLTVAGNCAMCKKRIETAAKMHGVETAVWNAGDNLLQIKYNPQKVQLEAIKKNIAQVGHDVDNLVATDESYAKLHECCMYPRLENGKVPEKKTVTTDNHDHPHTVTGVVVEENEKGDLKPIIGANLHWANLPTKNTRTNENGVFKLDHKEGFNKLVVSYVGMKSDTITIKDLHEVIMITAKGNVLMEVEVKGTRRSNYIDRMTPARLEVLTGKELFKAACCDLSESFETNASVDVVSADAVTGSKQIQMLGLSGIYTQLTVENLPGPRGLASPLGLNSIAGTWIESIQIAKGIGSVANGFENMAGQINVELKKPQNSERLFFNAYANNMGRTDVNLNLSQKIGQHWSTAVLLHDNFMYNKSMNFSHNGFRDVPVGNLFSGVNRWFYENGKGLMVQFGVKYLNDDRTGGQIDFNEKTDKGTTNRYGLGFDIERVEGFAKIGYVFPENKHRSIGLQLAGSNYNQKSYFGLNNYDSEQQNGYANLLFQDIIGTVAHKYRVGASINYDNYNEWYLKDQNFKRKEVVSGAFAEYTYSPSEKFDAIIGLRQDYNSLYGWFTTPRIHLRYAPLSGTTVRASSGRGQRTANIFAENTAVLASSRKLVIQSPNIYDKAYGLQPEVSWNSGIAIDQSMRIFGREASASVEFFHNSFSNQVVVDYENPREINFYNLSGKSFSNSLQTEFRLMPAPHFETRLAYRLLDVQTDFESGRKTKPLLAKHRGFVNLAYNHHSGWSVDYTLNVVGQKRIPSTAENPVEYQMPIASKAYATMNAQISKTFGKEKNFTVYVGGENLSNYFQNMPILAADQPFGNYFDTSMLWGPLTGRMFYTGVRYFIK; from the coding sequence ATGATGAATCAAATTTTCAAAAAAATATATATAACGACCATTCTATCCTTATTTTTTCTGGCATTCGTACAGGCACAGACCGACAGTACGCGCACACTTACAGTGGCCGGAAATTGCGCTATGTGTAAAAAACGTATTGAAACCGCAGCGAAAATGCATGGTGTAGAAACGGCCGTTTGGAATGCAGGCGACAACCTATTGCAAATCAAATATAACCCCCAAAAAGTTCAGTTAGAGGCAATCAAGAAAAATATTGCTCAGGTTGGTCATGATGTCGACAACCTGGTGGCCACTGATGAATCCTATGCTAAACTTCATGAGTGTTGTATGTATCCGCGACTGGAAAATGGCAAAGTACCCGAAAAGAAAACGGTGACGACCGATAACCATGATCATCCACATACTGTTACCGGTGTTGTTGTTGAAGAAAATGAAAAGGGAGATCTTAAACCCATCATTGGCGCCAATTTACACTGGGCCAACCTTCCGACCAAAAACACAAGGACAAACGAAAATGGTGTTTTTAAATTGGACCATAAAGAAGGATTCAACAAATTGGTTGTAAGCTATGTTGGAATGAAATCTGACACCATCACCATCAAAGATCTTCATGAAGTCATTATGATCACAGCAAAGGGAAATGTATTGATGGAAGTCGAGGTTAAAGGTACACGACGCTCAAATTACATTGACCGTATGACACCTGCACGGCTTGAAGTTCTTACCGGAAAAGAGTTATTCAAAGCGGCGTGCTGCGATTTAAGCGAGAGCTTCGAAACCAATGCCTCCGTCGATGTCGTCAGTGCTGATGCAGTAACAGGCAGTAAACAGATTCAAATGCTAGGCCTTAGCGGTATTTATACCCAATTAACCGTTGAAAATTTACCTGGGCCACGTGGGCTCGCTTCTCCTTTAGGTTTAAATTCTATTGCAGGGACATGGATTGAATCAATTCAAATCGCAAAGGGTATAGGTTCCGTAGCCAACGGTTTCGAAAACATGGCCGGACAGATCAACGTCGAATTGAAGAAACCTCAAAATTCAGAAAGATTGTTTTTTAATGCCTATGCGAACAACATGGGACGTACAGATGTCAACTTAAATCTTTCACAAAAAATCGGTCAGCATTGGTCCACTGCAGTGCTCCTGCACGACAATTTCATGTACAATAAATCCATGAACTTTAGTCACAATGGATTTAGAGATGTACCCGTTGGCAATCTATTCTCCGGTGTCAACCGTTGGTTTTATGAAAATGGAAAAGGACTTATGGTACAATTTGGGGTAAAATATCTTAATGATGACCGTACAGGCGGGCAGATTGATTTTAACGAAAAGACAGATAAAGGGACGACGAATCGCTATGGTTTAGGGTTTGATATTGAACGCGTAGAAGGCTTTGCCAAAATTGGTTATGTGTTCCCCGAAAATAAGCACCGCAGCATAGGTCTCCAGCTTGCAGGATCAAACTACAATCAAAAAAGCTATTTTGGGCTCAATAACTACGATTCGGAGCAACAAAATGGATATGCTAACCTTTTATTTCAAGATATTATCGGGACAGTCGCTCACAAGTATCGCGTTGGTGCCTCCATTAATTATGACAATTACAATGAGTGGTATTTAAAAGATCAAAACTTCAAAAGGAAAGAAGTGGTTTCGGGAGCATTTGCAGAATATACCTATAGTCCATCAGAAAAATTTGATGCCATTATTGGTCTTCGCCAAGACTACAACTCCCTGTATGGATGGTTTACAACACCACGCATCCATTTACGTTATGCCCCGCTTTCGGGAACAACAGTTCGAGCGAGCTCAGGAAGAGGTCAACGTACTGCAAATATATTTGCGGAGAACACGGCAGTGTTGGCTAGTAGCAGAAAATTGGTTATCCAATCGCCTAATATATACGATAAGGCTTATGGCCTACAACCCGAAGTCTCCTGGAATAGCGGAATAGCGATAGACCAAAGTATGCGGATCTTTGGACGTGAGGCTTCGGCATCAGTTGAATTTTTCCATAACAGCTTCTCTAATCAGGTGGTGGTCGATTACGAAAATCCCCGAGAGATCAATTTTTATAATTTGAGTGGAAAATCTTTCTCCAATAGTTTGCAAACAGAATTTCGCTTGATGCCAGCACCACATTTTGAAACTAGGTTGGCCTATCGCTTACTTGATGTTCAAACTGATTTTGAAAGTGGCAGAAAGACCAAACCGCTATTGGCCAAGCACCGTGGTTTTGTCAACCTAGCTTATAATCACCATTCTGGTTGGAGTGTAGATTATACATTAAATGTCGTTGGACAAAAACGCATTCCATCAACAGCAGAGAATCCCGTTGAATATCAAATGCCTATAGCATCAAAGGCTTATGCGACAATGAATGCGCAGATTAGCAAAACTTTTGGGAAAGAGAAAAACTTCACCGTGTATGTGGGCGGAGAAAATCTGTCTAATTATTTCCAAAATATGCCAATCCTTGCCGCGGATCAACCCTTCGGAAATTATTTTGATACGTCGATGCTATGGGGGCCTTTAACAGGACGCATGTTCTATACCGGTGTTCGTTATTTCATCAAATAA